A genome region from Populus alba chromosome 5, ASM523922v2, whole genome shotgun sequence includes the following:
- the LOC118032504 gene encoding uncharacterized protein, protein MAILALPKLKFLAFTLIFIARLCCYAGYAQVVPGQTVAKALLCLNNKIIYSGCDEAYRLTQSGNLNVPPEATDLFCNGPCLAETRSALSCINDLISDFIFYNKASVRDITYALSAGCSSTSQRGDFNVARYINGETSSASSLPNLIGFYALALFIWWWILLL, encoded by the exons ATGGCAATCTTAGCTTTGCCAAAACTAAAATTCCTTGCCTTCACTCTAATTTTCATTGCCAGATTGTGCTGCTACGCAG GATATGCTCAGGTTGTCCCCGGACAGACGGTTGCTAAAGCATTGTTGTGTTTGAATAACAAGATT ATTTATTCAGGATGTGACGAGGCATATAGATTAACACAGAGTGGGAATCTTAATGTACCTCCTGAAGCAACTGACCTATTCTGTAATGGACCTTGCTTAGCTGAGACAAGATCAGCGCTGAGTTGCATTAACGATTTGATAtcagattttattttctataataagGCTTCTGTAAGAGACATAACTTATGCTCTGAGTGCTGGTTGCAGCTCCACTAGCCAAAGAG GTGACTTCAATGTGGCGAGGTACATCAATGGTGAAACAAGTAGTGCATCAAGCTTGCCCAACTTGATTGGATTCTATGCCTTGGCTTTGTTTATTTGGTGGTGGATATTGCTCTTGTAA